TCATGCACTGCTTCTGTCTTTTTATACATAAGACTATACTTGATAGCGGAAACGACAAAATCAGAAGTATAAAGACTGACTGTTTGAAATATTTCAAATAATCTGTGGGCTGGATTTGACGTTTCCTTGACATTCCCTATTGGCAGGCATAAAATGAATGTGTATCATTTTCATCTTTATAACCTTATTTAAATTTAATCACACATTGAAAATGAAACGTTTGTACTACCGACAAACGGACCAAGTTCATAGCAAGAGGAGGTGAAAATATGGGTATAATATCCTCGCTCATCTTCATTTTGCTTGCCCTTATCGTCGGTTCTGTTGTTGGTTATCTTATTCGGAAATCGATTGCGGAGGCGAAAATTTCAAGTGCTGAAGAACTTGCAAAACAGATCGTAGAAGAAGGTCGTCGTAATGCAGATTCAGCTAAAAAAGAGGCTCTTCTGGAAGCTAAAGAAGAGAATCAGAAACTACGCCAGGATGCGGAAAGTGAAAACCGCGAACGCCGCATGGAACTGCAGAAAACTGAAAATCGTTTAACACAGAAAGAAGAGAATCTCGATCGTAAGAGTGATATGCTTGACCAGCGTGATCTTTCACTCGAAAAGAAAGAAGGAACTCTTGCCGAGAGACAACAACAAATTGAAGAAATGGAAAGCAAAGTGAATGCTATGCTTCAAGAGCAGCAAACCGAGCTTGAACGCATATCAGGCTTGACATCAGACCAGGCGAAACAGGTTATTTTAGAACGAGTTGAGCAAGAAGTATCACACGAGTCAGCTCTTATGATTAAAGAAGCGGAAAACCGTGCTAAAGAAGAAGCTGATAAAAAAGCGAAAAGCATTCTTTCACTTGCCTTACAGCGATGTGCTGCCGATCACGTGGCAGAAACAACAGTGTCAGTAGTCAACTTGCCAAATGATGAGATGAAAGGACGTATTATCGGCCGTGAAGGTCGTAATATCCGTACTTTAGAAACGTTAACAGGTATTGACTTGATTATTGATGATACACCGGAAGCTGTCATTCTGTCAGGTTTTGACCCAATCCGCCGTGAGACTGCCCGAATGGCTCTTGAAAAACTTGTGCAGGATGGTCGAATCCACCCGGCACGTATTGAAGAAATGGTGGACAAGTCACGCCGAGAGGTAGATGACTACATTCGTGAAGTAGGGGAAGAAACTACCTTTGAAGTTGGAGTGCATGGTTTACACCCTGACCTTGTTAAAATTCTTGGTCGCTTGAAGTATCGTACAAGTTACGGGCAGAATGTCCTTAAACACTCAACAGAGGTTGCTTACTTATCAGGTTTACTTGCTGCAGAGTTAGGTGAAGATGAAATGCTCGCCCGCCGGGCAGGTTTACTCCACGACATAGGTAAAGCGATTGACCATGAAGTCGAAGGAAGTCACGTAGAGATTGGAAAAGAACTAGCTACCAAGTATAAAGAAAATGAAACGGTAATCAATGCGATTGCTTCACACCACGGTGATGAAGAGCCTACCTCAATCATTTCTGTACTAGTAGCAGCTGCGGATGCCTTATCAGCAGCTCGTCCAGGTGCTAGAAGTGAGACACTTGAGAATTATATTAAGCGTCTTGAAAAACTCGAAGAAATCTCTGAGTCCTACGAAGGGGTCGAAAAATCATTTGCCATTCAAGCTGGTCGTGAAGTACGTATAATGGTTCGTCCTGATGAAATTGATGATCTTGAAGCTACTAGATTAGCCCGAGATATTCGCAACCGAATCGAGGGAGAACTCGATTATCCAGGTCATATTAAAGTAACAGTTATTCGTGAAACACGTTCGGTGGAGTATGCGAAATAAAAGATATGAAGCGGCCCGCGCGGCCGCTTCATTTATGTTTTCAATAAAATATTAATAGAAATAGAGAGGGTTTAATGATGAAGATATTATTTATAGGAGACGTTGTAGGGTCACCAGGCCGAGATATGGTGGATGAGTATCTGCCAAAATTGAAACAGAAATACCAGCCGACTGTAACGGTAATTAATGGAGAGAATGCTGCCTCAGGTAAAGGAATTACAGAAAAAATTTATCGTCGTTTTCTGGAGAAAGGAGCTCAGGCTGTAACTTTAGGAAACCATGCTTGGGATAAAAAAGAGATTTTTGACTTTATAGACGATGCACAGTATCTCG
The Halobacillus halophilus DSM 2266 DNA segment above includes these coding regions:
- the rny gene encoding ribonuclease Y, giving the protein MGIISSLIFILLALIVGSVVGYLIRKSIAEAKISSAEELAKQIVEEGRRNADSAKKEALLEAKEENQKLRQDAESENRERRMELQKTENRLTQKEENLDRKSDMLDQRDLSLEKKEGTLAERQQQIEEMESKVNAMLQEQQTELERISGLTSDQAKQVILERVEQEVSHESALMIKEAENRAKEEADKKAKSILSLALQRCAADHVAETTVSVVNLPNDEMKGRIIGREGRNIRTLETLTGIDLIIDDTPEAVILSGFDPIRRETARMALEKLVQDGRIHPARIEEMVDKSRREVDDYIREVGEETTFEVGVHGLHPDLVKILGRLKYRTSYGQNVLKHSTEVAYLSGLLAAELGEDEMLARRAGLLHDIGKAIDHEVEGSHVEIGKELATKYKENETVINAIASHHGDEEPTSIISVLVAAADALSAARPGARSETLENYIKRLEKLEEISESYEGVEKSFAIQAGREVRIMVRPDEIDDLEATRLARDIRNRIEGELDYPGHIKVTVIRETRSVEYAK